In Deinococcus proteolyticus MRP, a single genomic region encodes these proteins:
- the lepB gene encoding signal peptidase I, whose protein sequence is MTDSQGQPPQSHPQAYPQSVTGERHLQAAPAGPARRTGLARLWKDWLEPIVFALLITQFIVTMVAVDGVSMMPNLRDGERVIVPKYEGWLHRAGIGEFGRGDIVVFKPPQAASEVVPTLRRDVAGLWTYRPYLIKRIIGVEGDRIRIQGGDVWINDKPLDSSFTTAYWQEQGCWDRDSAIANQATSAQQGMMPDQLELTVPEGHYFVMGDNRTANGSEDSRAFGTVPLSDIAGRAAFVVWPIQRPTELAYDCQNSRAGQASPEKESALRSLPAPAGFGELSRQLGE, encoded by the coding sequence ATGACTGATTCTCAGGGGCAGCCCCCCCAATCCCATCCCCAGGCGTATCCGCAGAGCGTGACCGGAGAGCGGCACCTGCAAGCCGCGCCTGCTGGGCCGGCACGCCGCACTGGGTTGGCCCGCTTGTGGAAAGACTGGCTGGAGCCCATCGTCTTCGCGCTGCTGATTACGCAGTTCATCGTCACGATGGTGGCGGTAGACGGGGTCAGCATGATGCCCAACCTGCGCGACGGTGAGCGGGTCATCGTGCCCAAATATGAAGGCTGGCTGCACCGCGCCGGCATCGGTGAGTTCGGGCGCGGCGACATCGTGGTGTTCAAGCCGCCTCAGGCCGCTTCCGAAGTGGTGCCTACCCTGCGGCGCGATGTCGCTGGGCTGTGGACCTACCGTCCTTACCTCATCAAGCGCATCATCGGCGTGGAGGGAGACCGCATCCGCATCCAGGGCGGCGACGTGTGGATCAACGACAAGCCGCTGGATTCCAGCTTCACCACCGCCTACTGGCAGGAGCAGGGCTGCTGGGACCGCGACAGCGCCATCGCCAACCAGGCCACCTCGGCGCAGCAGGGCATGATGCCCGACCAGCTGGAGCTGACCGTGCCCGAGGGCCACTACTTCGTGATGGGTGACAACCGCACCGCCAACGGCTCGGAAGATTCGCGTGCGTTCGGCACCGTCCCGCTCTCCGATATCGCCGGCCGCGCCGCCTTTGTGGTGTGGCCTATTCAGCGGCCGACCGAGCTGGCCTACGACTGCCAGAACAGCCGCGCTGGGCAGGCCAGCCCTGAAAAGGAATCGGCGCTGCGGAGCCTGCCTGCACCTGCCGGCTTCGGTGAGCTGAGCCGCCAGCTGGGCGAGTAG
- a CDS encoding regulator of chromosome condensation RCC1, translated as MSALLHRPAVYLLAALLLAPTHADASAGVTPPAFPTFLPLQSEYEDFEGIVFLAPPATQESESAPQQLRLWQRTEAADDDQKADLNVSVPRRSRVLQATSDAFLTEDGKLWEWRANGQGRIVTRLLLEDVRQIVQGSGNLTDSEDLSLLLALGRDGSVWQRERQGEQMTRVMQGAEALFAVRQEFYARRQDGTFVMWGKAPMGAPRLSAAQALTLGRGIVRVVPTGLEGLLALKDDGTLLEFDLGELGDSGVAAPQPQVRFKNVASVEESGQLTLIRQHSGRTLMMGNNEIGSMTGFATEFTPEQPSEYDTRSATLSGYAVYAVTQAGELWAWGADELPWFGPQWHYPRPTRLLQGVRSVGPGELALLENGDLMRWTPGMGAVGGPTEPAQRLLQNAERVWRDGQLLHAVQTDGTRWSWGYGAALDQALLPTTSAGNGTNDKSPASLWVWNQPDLSARLGLSEGRITTYDQRITPTDTTSRVTKVSSSTGGLLLLEHSYPVRFDRPTSTVPLGKGRRDGVGPEWQQLRDLATRHATDFFLTQAGELYQQHNPAALPAGNEPLEPGPQLLLGGVKAMAMGESHVAALTDSGKLLGYGWNEDGQIGPVQEMDEVAGVDEWQPIAPAVSRVVAGDSFTAWLTPEGTAWVTGKWQPGSPVMPPSQLLNNVRDISAGSQHLLLLTKDGQMYGAGSNDKGQLLNGGNAAKPVLLLKGVDAIQAEQHHSMYRQGERLYFFGAGTELGYSGDASEPVLLHDGQRWSWER; from the coding sequence ATGTCAGCTCTCCTGCACCGCCCTGCCGTTTACCTGCTGGCTGCCCTGCTGTTGGCCCCAACCCATGCCGATGCCAGCGCTGGGGTAACCCCGCCCGCCTTTCCCACTTTTCTGCCGCTCCAGAGCGAATACGAGGACTTTGAAGGCATCGTCTTTCTGGCCCCGCCCGCCACGCAGGAAAGCGAATCCGCGCCCCAACAACTGCGGCTGTGGCAGCGGACTGAGGCTGCGGACGACGACCAGAAAGCCGACCTGAACGTCAGCGTTCCGAGGCGCAGCCGCGTGCTGCAAGCCACATCAGACGCCTTTCTCACCGAGGACGGCAAGCTGTGGGAGTGGCGGGCCAATGGGCAAGGCCGTATCGTGACCCGGCTGCTGCTGGAGGATGTGCGGCAAATAGTCCAGGGGTCAGGTAACTTAACGGACTCGGAGGACCTGTCGCTGCTACTGGCCCTTGGGCGTGACGGTAGCGTGTGGCAACGTGAGCGCCAGGGCGAGCAGATGACGCGCGTGATGCAGGGGGCAGAAGCACTCTTTGCAGTGCGGCAGGAATTTTATGCCCGCCGCCAGGACGGCACCTTCGTGATGTGGGGAAAGGCCCCAATGGGCGCCCCCCGCCTCAGCGCAGCGCAGGCCCTCACCCTGGGGCGCGGCATTGTCAGGGTGGTCCCCACTGGCCTTGAGGGGCTGCTGGCCCTCAAAGACGACGGCACTCTGCTGGAATTCGACCTTGGCGAACTGGGCGACTCAGGAGTTGCTGCCCCACAACCACAGGTGCGCTTCAAGAATGTGGCGTCGGTGGAGGAGTCCGGGCAACTCACCCTCATCCGCCAGCACAGTGGCCGGACCCTGATGATGGGCAACAACGAGATAGGCTCCATGACCGGCTTTGCGACCGAATTCACGCCGGAGCAGCCCAGCGAGTACGACACGCGCTCGGCTACCCTGAGCGGCTACGCAGTGTACGCCGTGACGCAGGCGGGCGAGCTGTGGGCCTGGGGCGCCGATGAGCTGCCCTGGTTCGGCCCGCAGTGGCACTACCCCCGCCCCACCCGGCTGCTACAGGGCGTACGGTCGGTCGGCCCCGGCGAACTGGCCCTGCTGGAAAACGGCGACCTGATGCGCTGGACGCCGGGCATGGGCGCGGTCGGAGGACCGACGGAGCCAGCGCAGCGCCTGCTGCAAAACGCGGAACGGGTTTGGCGTGACGGGCAACTCCTGCACGCCGTACAGACCGACGGCACCCGCTGGAGCTGGGGATACGGCGCGGCTCTGGACCAGGCACTGCTGCCTACAACGAGTGCCGGGAACGGCACAAACGATAAGTCACCGGCGAGCCTGTGGGTCTGGAATCAGCCAGACCTCAGCGCCCGCCTGGGCCTATCGGAAGGGCGCATCACCACCTATGACCAGCGCATCACTCCGACCGATACGACCAGCCGGGTGACGAAGGTCAGTTCTTCTACCGGGGGCCTGCTACTACTGGAACACAGTTACCCTGTCCGCTTTGACCGCCCAACCAGCACTGTGCCCCTCGGCAAGGGACGCCGGGACGGTGTGGGACCAGAGTGGCAGCAGCTGCGCGACCTCGCCACCCGGCACGCCACCGACTTTTTTCTGACTCAGGCAGGGGAACTGTACCAGCAGCACAACCCGGCAGCCCTGCCTGCTGGTAACGAGCCGCTGGAACCCGGCCCACAGCTGCTGCTCGGCGGCGTCAAGGCGATGGCCATGGGCGAGAGCCACGTCGCCGCCCTGACCGACAGCGGCAAACTGCTGGGCTACGGCTGGAATGAGGACGGCCAAATCGGCCCCGTGCAGGAGATGGACGAAGTGGCCGGGGTAGACGAGTGGCAGCCCATCGCTCCGGCAGTCAGCCGAGTGGTGGCGGGCGACTCCTTCACCGCCTGGCTGACCCCAGAGGGAACCGCCTGGGTCACGGGCAAATGGCAGCCTGGCAGTCCGGTGATGCCGCCCAGCCAGCTTCTGAACAATGTCAGGGATATTTCGGCAGGGTCGCAGCACCTGCTGCTGCTGACCAAGGACGGTCAGATGTACGGGGCCGGGTCGAACGACAAAGGGCAGCTTCTGAACGGGGGCAACGCGGCGAAACCCGTTCTCCTGCTGAAAGGAGTGGACGCGATTCAGGCGGAGCAGCACCACTCCATGTACCGCCAGGGAGAGCGCCTGTACTTTTTCGGGGCCGGGACGGAACTGGGGTACAGCGGTGACGCTTCCGAGCCGGTTCTGCTGCACGACGGACAGCGCTGGAGCTGGGAACGCTAA
- a CDS encoding long-chain-fatty-acid--CoA ligase, whose amino-acid sequence MTRDYAQTDPAQTDHAQTYLSRPWTARYEPGVPHDFTASNRVLPDLLRDHARNYAGRPAVSFLGATLTYAQLWQQVQQLAAALQKSGVKPGDRVAVMMPNLPQFVVSFYGSLLAGAVVVNTSPLYVADELKHQLVDSGATTLIILDSLLPRYFDVRFEVPVERVFVARVQDALPFPKNLLYPIKQRIDGDYVPIRWTDKILPLKDVIASQPPAPAPVTLRPDDTALLQYTGGTTGVPKGAMLTHRNLIANAEQAWSWLSDLKMGQEIGLGAIPYFHVYGMTASMNLNVLGAGHTVLIPNPRDLGMVLSEIDRVRPTLFPAVPTLYNAINHHPDTSKHDLTSIRACISGSAPLPIETARAFKDITRGANLVEGYGLTESSPITHVNPVSSGQREGSIGLPLPGVDALVMGEGNQPAALGEVGELWVSGPMVMKGYWQRPDETAKALREYAGRTWLLTGDVARMDQDGFFYIVDRKKDLIIASGYNIYPREVEEVLYAHPAVLEAAVVGVPDEYRGETVHAAVVFKEGQSASEKDLIQYCRRHLSPYKAPRSVEVRTELPKTAVGKVLRRELREQTLAARAEAKRAQAASQNEPTHSGPTQSESKSGERSQS is encoded by the coding sequence ATGACCCGAGACTACGCCCAAACAGACCCTGCCCAGACAGACCACGCCCAGACTTACCTGTCCCGCCCCTGGACCGCTCGCTACGAGCCTGGTGTCCCGCACGATTTCACCGCGTCCAACCGGGTGCTGCCTGACCTGCTGCGGGACCACGCCCGCAACTACGCCGGGCGCCCGGCAGTGTCGTTTCTGGGTGCCACGCTGACCTACGCCCAGCTGTGGCAGCAGGTGCAGCAGCTGGCGGCGGCCCTGCAAAAATCGGGAGTGAAGCCCGGTGACCGGGTGGCCGTGATGATGCCCAACCTGCCGCAGTTCGTGGTGTCGTTCTACGGGTCGCTGCTGGCCGGCGCGGTGGTGGTGAACACCAGCCCGCTGTACGTGGCCGATGAACTCAAGCATCAGCTGGTCGACTCCGGAGCCACCACGCTGATTATTCTGGACTCGCTGCTGCCCCGCTACTTCGACGTGCGCTTCGAGGTGCCGGTGGAGCGGGTGTTTGTGGCCCGCGTACAGGACGCTTTGCCCTTTCCCAAGAACCTGCTGTATCCCATCAAGCAGCGCATCGACGGTGACTATGTGCCGATTCGCTGGACCGACAAGATTCTGCCGCTCAAAGACGTAATCGCCTCGCAGCCGCCTGCCCCGGCCCCCGTGACTCTGCGCCCCGACGACACTGCGCTGCTGCAGTACACCGGCGGCACCACCGGCGTGCCCAAGGGGGCGATGCTGACCCACCGCAACCTGATTGCCAACGCCGAGCAGGCCTGGTCCTGGCTGAGCGACCTGAAGATGGGCCAGGAAATCGGGCTGGGAGCCATTCCCTATTTCCACGTGTACGGCATGACCGCTTCGATGAACTTGAACGTCCTGGGCGCGGGCCACACGGTGCTAATTCCCAACCCCCGCGACCTGGGGATGGTGCTGTCCGAAATCGACCGGGTCAGGCCCACGCTGTTTCCGGCAGTGCCCACGCTGTACAACGCTATCAACCACCACCCCGACACCTCCAAGCACGACCTGACCTCTATCCGGGCGTGCATCAGCGGCAGTGCGCCGCTTCCGATTGAAACGGCCCGCGCTTTCAAGGACATCACGCGCGGCGCCAACCTGGTGGAAGGCTACGGCCTGACCGAGTCCAGCCCCATTACCCACGTGAACCCGGTGTCCAGCGGGCAGCGTGAAGGGTCTATCGGCCTGCCGCTGCCGGGTGTGGACGCGCTGGTGATGGGCGAGGGCAACCAGCCTGCCGCGCTGGGCGAAGTGGGCGAGCTGTGGGTGAGTGGCCCGATGGTCATGAAGGGCTACTGGCAGCGCCCCGATGAAACCGCTAAGGCGCTGCGCGAGTACGCCGGGCGGACCTGGCTGCTGACCGGCGACGTGGCCCGGATGGACCAGGACGGCTTCTTTTACATCGTGGACCGCAAAAAGGACCTGATTATCGCCAGCGGCTACAACATCTATCCCCGCGAAGTGGAGGAGGTGCTGTACGCGCACCCGGCGGTGCTGGAGGCGGCCGTGGTCGGCGTGCCCGACGAGTACCGGGGCGAGACGGTCCACGCGGCCGTGGTGTTCAAGGAAGGCCAGAGCGCCAGCGAAAAGGACCTGATTCAGTACTGCCGCCGGCATCTCAGCCCCTACAAGGCGCCGCGCTCGGTGGAGGTCCGCACCGAACTGCCCAAGACGGCCGTGGGCAAGGTGCTGCGCCGTGAACTGCGCGAGCAGACCCTGGCCGCCCGCGCCGAGGCAAAGCGTGCGCAGGCCGCTTCCCAGAATGAGCCGACTCACAGTGGGCCGACTCAGAGTGAGTCGAAAAGCGGCGAACGCAGCCAAAGCTGA
- a CDS encoding EamA family transporter codes for MTPPAPPRFPPLLMLLAGMLTIQGGAAIAKGLFAQVGPMGTSGLRVVLAAVLLTALFRPNWRAITPAQWRLIVPYGLALGLMNLAFYAALSRLPLGVAVTIEFTGPLVLSLLLSRRPADFLWVLLAAAGIGLMAPRGELSAGGLDPVGVGFALLAGTFWALYILAGSRVSRELSGTLSVTAGMWVAAAVTLPFALAGAGAALLAPSVLLAGLGVALLSSAVPYTLEMQAMKFIPAKVFGVLSSLEPAIAAVAGLLLLNESLTPVQWLALIAVMVASAGMTLTNQSREEPEESANTLRWKRRRWQSLRGKRAARQESAGSRDGNDAK; via the coding sequence ATGACCCCTCCGGCGCCGCCCCGTTTCCCCCCGCTCCTGATGCTGCTGGCCGGCATGCTGACCATTCAGGGGGGCGCGGCGATTGCCAAGGGGCTGTTCGCGCAGGTGGGGCCGATGGGCACTTCGGGGCTGCGGGTGGTGCTGGCCGCCGTGCTACTGACCGCGCTGTTCCGACCCAACTGGCGGGCCATCACGCCGGCGCAGTGGCGGCTGATTGTGCCCTACGGCCTGGCGCTGGGCCTGATGAACCTGGCTTTTTACGCTGCGCTGTCGCGGCTGCCGCTGGGCGTGGCCGTGACCATCGAGTTTACCGGGCCGCTGGTGCTGTCGCTGCTGCTCTCACGCCGGCCAGCCGATTTCCTGTGGGTGCTGCTGGCGGCTGCCGGTATCGGCCTGATGGCCCCACGCGGCGAACTGAGCGCCGGCGGCCTGGACCCGGTCGGCGTGGGCTTCGCACTGCTGGCCGGCACCTTCTGGGCGCTGTACATCCTGGCCGGCAGCCGGGTTAGCCGCGAGCTGTCGGGCACCCTGAGCGTGACGGCCGGCATGTGGGTGGCGGCCGCCGTGACCCTGCCGTTTGCACTGGCCGGTGCAGGCGCGGCCTTGCTTGCGCCCAGCGTGCTGCTGGCGGGCCTGGGGGTGGCCCTGCTGAGCAGCGCCGTACCCTACACCCTGGAAATGCAGGCAATGAAATTTATCCCTGCCAAGGTGTTCGGCGTGCTGAGCAGCCTGGAGCCGGCCATTGCGGCGGTAGCAGGCCTGCTGCTGCTGAACGAGAGCCTGACGCCGGTGCAGTGGCTGGCACTGATTGCCGTGATGGTGGCGAGTGCCGGCATGACCCTGACCAACCAGAGCCGTGAAGAGCCTGAAGAGAGCGCCAATACCCTGCGCTGGAAACGCCGCCGGTGGCAGAGCCTGCGTGGAAAGCGGGCCGCCCGTCAGGAGAGCGCAGGGAGTAGAGACGGTAACGACGCCAAATAA
- a CDS encoding DUF503 domain-containing protein, with amino-acid sequence MGTLGYVGTLTLRLEMPWVRSLKEKRSLVKPVVEKLKVRFPVTAARLDGLDAHDWEVIAVVTVSNDYAWVEETLRLAADFVAAGDYQVTEEWVDITALE; translated from the coding sequence ATGGGTACCCTGGGATACGTGGGCACGCTGACCCTGCGGCTGGAAATGCCCTGGGTGCGGTCCCTCAAGGAAAAGCGGTCACTGGTCAAGCCGGTGGTGGAAAAGCTGAAGGTGCGCTTTCCGGTCACGGCCGCCCGGCTGGACGGCCTGGATGCCCACGACTGGGAAGTGATTGCCGTGGTCACGGTCAGCAACGACTACGCCTGGGTCGAAGAAACCCTGCGCCTGGCCGCCGACTTCGTGGCGGCCGGCGACTACCAGGTGACCGAAGAGTGGGTGGATATCACCGCGCTGGAATAG
- a CDS encoding DUF1999 domain-containing protein yields the protein MTDSTPAAAYRLLLPDDYAALAELDLAAQHELDPGFGGLPEREREGRLSTSLGALKFYERTDHSFVAVRDGAVAGMVLAQSVWQGDKPIVLVRTLLTDPALPEALRAEVYSGLLRALFKSAYDTAVYEVHFVPHRRWPLAADLGDVRRLGDYGVRYLGSREETALPG from the coding sequence ATGACCGACTCTACGCCTGCCGCCGCTTACCGCCTGCTGCTTCCCGACGACTACGCCGCCCTGGCCGAACTGGACCTGGCTGCCCAGCACGAACTGGACCCCGGCTTCGGCGGGCTGCCGGAACGTGAACGCGAGGGCCGCCTGAGCACCAGCCTGGGCGCCCTGAAGTTCTACGAGCGCACCGACCACTCCTTCGTGGCCGTGCGGGACGGAGCCGTGGCCGGCATGGTGCTGGCCCAGAGTGTGTGGCAGGGCGACAAACCCATCGTGCTGGTCCGCACCCTGCTGACCGACCCGGCGCTACCCGAAGCCCTGCGGGCCGAGGTCTACAGCGGCCTGCTGCGGGCCCTGTTCAAGAGCGCCTACGACACTGCCGTGTATGAGGTCCACTTTGTGCCGCACCGCCGCTGGCCGCTGGCCGCTGACCTGGGGGATGTCCGCCGGCTGGGCGACTACGGGGTGCGCTATCTGGGCAGCCGTGAGGAGACGGCACTGCCGGGCTGA
- the hrpB gene encoding ATP-dependent helicase HrpB, which yields MKASDPVTDTLPALQTLPDLRAALAEHPLVLLQAPPGAGKSTALPLQLLDEPWLAGQRVLLLQPRRVAVRGVAARLAASLGEAVGETVGSRVRFETKVSDATRLEVVTEGILTRRLQRDPELSGVGLVILDEFHERSLNADLALALLREVQGALRDDLRVLLMSATLDESLPARLGAPLVRSEGRAYPVELRYAAQEPAGRTGPAVAAAVRRALAEEAGDVLAFLPGVAEIREAQAALSGVEAVVRPLYGDLPPAEQSRAILPDPAGRRRVILATSIAETSLTIEGVRVVVDSGQRRSQAYDPSTGLSGLRTGRVTRAEAEQRAGRAGRTAPGVAYRLWPERTQALLAADRPPEILAADLAPLRLELAAWGVTEAGGLEWLDAPPASAWAAAGELLRGLGALDAEGRITPAGQALLRFPTHPRLAHLLAAAADPALAADVAALLEERGPRLDGADLTERVNRLRQARAAGRLDAWAGAERLSRQWRQLLDTSATDSPADPYAVGRLLALAYPERVALARAGGGGRFLLAGGQGAELPPGGDLSHAGALAVAHLDGVAEGRRGPEGRIFLAAPLHRRDLAAGASWQPRTEWDPRTGRLLAQEELRCGALVLDTRPLTASDPAAEAAAVAAAVAREGLHLLTFSPEAQALRDRVGSLRAWRPDEGWPDLSDAALLSTAADWLAPFLGGVRSREALARLDLLPALTALLPWELQTQLDELAPTHLTVPSGSRVRLDYAPDGSPPVLAVKLQELFGLEDTPTVNRGRTAVLLHLLSPARRPVQVTQDLRSFWASGYFEVRKDLRGRYPKHPWPDDPAAHVPTAKTKRALERGS from the coding sequence ATGAAAGCCTCTGACCCTGTGACCGACACCCTGCCTGCCCTTCAGACCCTGCCCGACCTCCGCGCCGCCCTGGCCGAGCACCCGCTGGTGCTGCTTCAGGCTCCGCCGGGGGCCGGCAAATCCACCGCACTGCCGCTGCAGCTGCTGGACGAACCCTGGCTGGCCGGTCAGCGGGTGCTGCTGCTCCAACCGCGCCGGGTGGCCGTGCGCGGTGTGGCGGCGCGGCTGGCCGCCTCGCTGGGCGAAGCGGTGGGGGAGACGGTGGGCAGCCGAGTACGTTTCGAGACCAAGGTGTCGGATGCGACCCGGCTGGAAGTGGTCACCGAAGGCATCCTGACCCGCCGCCTCCAGCGTGACCCGGAGCTGAGTGGGGTGGGATTGGTCATCCTGGACGAATTTCACGAGCGCTCGCTCAATGCCGACCTGGCCCTGGCCCTGCTGCGCGAAGTGCAGGGGGCCCTGCGGGACGACCTGCGCGTGCTGCTGATGTCGGCCACCCTGGACGAATCTCTGCCCGCCCGCCTGGGGGCACCGCTCGTCCGCTCGGAAGGCCGGGCTTACCCTGTGGAGCTGCGCTACGCCGCCCAGGAACCGGCAGGCCGCACCGGGCCAGCTGTGGCTGCGGCCGTGCGCCGCGCCCTTGCCGAAGAGGCGGGCGACGTACTGGCCTTCCTCCCTGGCGTGGCCGAAATCCGCGAGGCCCAGGCTGCGCTGAGCGGGGTGGAAGCGGTGGTCCGTCCGCTCTACGGCGACTTGCCCCCCGCCGAGCAGTCCCGCGCCATCTTGCCGGACCCGGCAGGGCGGCGGCGGGTCATCCTGGCCACCTCAATTGCCGAGACGTCGCTCACCATTGAGGGCGTGCGGGTGGTGGTGGACAGCGGGCAGCGCCGCTCGCAGGCCTACGACCCCAGCACCGGGCTGAGCGGCCTGCGCACCGGGCGGGTCACCCGCGCCGAGGCCGAGCAGCGGGCTGGCCGCGCCGGGCGAACGGCTCCGGGGGTGGCTTACCGCCTGTGGCCCGAGCGCACCCAGGCGCTGCTGGCCGCCGACCGCCCGCCCGAAATCCTTGCCGCCGACCTCGCTCCGCTGCGGCTGGAGCTGGCTGCCTGGGGCGTGACCGAGGCGGGCGGTCTGGAGTGGCTGGATGCTCCGCCGGCTTCCGCCTGGGCCGCTGCGGGCGAGCTGCTGCGCGGCCTCGGCGCGTTGGATGCGGAGGGCCGCATCACCCCGGCTGGGCAGGCGCTGCTGCGCTTTCCCACCCACCCCCGACTGGCGCACCTGCTGGCCGCGGCGGCCGACCCGGCGCTGGCCGCAGACGTGGCCGCCCTGCTGGAAGAGCGCGGTCCCCGCCTGGACGGTGCGGACCTGACGGAGCGCGTCAACCGCCTGCGCCAGGCCCGCGCCGCCGGCCGGCTGGACGCCTGGGCCGGTGCCGAGCGCCTCTCGCGGCAGTGGCGCCAGCTGCTGGACACGTCCGCCACCGACAGCCCCGCCGACCCCTACGCGGTGGGCCGGCTGCTGGCGCTGGCCTATCCGGAGCGGGTGGCGCTGGCCCGTGCGGGAGGCGGTGGCCGTTTCCTGCTGGCCGGGGGGCAGGGGGCCGAGCTGCCCCCCGGCGGTGACTTGAGCCACGCGGGGGCCCTGGCGGTGGCCCACCTGGACGGGGTGGCGGAAGGCCGCCGGGGGCCGGAAGGCCGCATTTTCCTGGCGGCGCCGCTGCACCGCCGTGACCTGGCTGCCGGGGCCAGCTGGCAGCCGCGCACCGAGTGGGACCCCCGCACGGGCCGGCTGCTGGCGCAGGAGGAGCTGCGCTGCGGCGCACTGGTGCTGGACACCCGGCCGCTCACCGCCAGCGACCCTGCCGCCGAGGCTGCCGCCGTGGCTGCTGCGGTCGCCCGCGAGGGCCTGCACCTGCTGACCTTTTCCCCGGAGGCCCAGGCGCTGCGTGACCGGGTGGGGTCACTGCGGGCCTGGCGGCCGGACGAGGGCTGGCCCGACCTTTCAGACGCGGCCCTGCTCAGCACGGCCGCAGACTGGCTGGCCCCGTTCCTGGGCGGTGTCCGCAGCCGCGAGGCCCTGGCCAGGCTGGACCTGCTTCCGGCGCTGACAGCGCTGTTGCCCTGGGAATTGCAGACCCAGCTGGACGAGCTGGCCCCCACCCACCTCACCGTGCCCAGCGGCAGCCGCGTCCGGCTGGACTATGCTCCGGACGGCTCTCCACCCGTGCTGGCGGTCAAGTTGCAGGAGCTGTTCGGTCTGGAGGACACGCCCACAGTGAACCGAGGCCGCACTGCGGTGCTGCTGCATTTGCTCTCGCCCGCCCGCCGACCGGTGCAGGTCACGCAGGACCTGCGCTCCTTCTGGGCCAGCGGCTACTTCGAGGTTCGCAAGGACCTGCGGGGCCGTTACCCCAAGCACCCCTGGCCGGACGACCCGGCGGCCCATGTCCCGACCGCCAAGACCAAGCGGGCGCTGGAGCGGGGTAGTTAA
- a CDS encoding HAD family hydrolase, whose amino-acid sequence MKAALFDLDGTLHDRTATLRRWLPGHLCRFGLPPEYAARFLELDDFGYRSKREVFPQLVREFGLKCDPQVLFDDFGNHVKQAVPMVYAVEVLRELRKDGVALGLVTNGWPQPQRAVLATCGLAEFFDAVVVSGEVGVAKPDPRSYRLALDALGTAPADAWFVGDSPRNDIWGPQQLGMRAAWLPTGHPLAGEQPDATLHDLRGVRHLL is encoded by the coding sequence GTGAAAGCCGCCTTGTTCGACCTGGACGGCACCCTGCACGACCGCACCGCCACGCTGAGGCGCTGGCTGCCGGGTCACCTGTGCCGCTTCGGGCTACCGCCAGAGTACGCGGCCCGCTTTTTGGAACTGGACGACTTCGGCTACCGTTCCAAGCGGGAGGTGTTTCCGCAGCTGGTGCGGGAGTTCGGCTTGAAATGCGACCCGCAGGTACTCTTTGATGACTTTGGGAATCATGTAAAGCAGGCCGTGCCGATGGTCTACGCAGTAGAAGTGCTGCGCGAATTAAGAAAAGATGGAGTGGCACTGGGACTGGTGACCAACGGCTGGCCGCAGCCGCAGCGGGCCGTCCTCGCCACCTGCGGGCTGGCCGAGTTCTTTGACGCGGTGGTGGTCAGCGGCGAAGTCGGCGTGGCCAAACCTGACCCGCGCAGCTACCGGCTGGCACTGGACGCCCTGGGCACTGCGCCGGCCGACGCCTGGTTCGTGGGCGACTCGCCGCGCAACGACATCTGGGGACCGCAGCAGCTGGGGATGCGTGCCGCCTGGCTCCCGACGGGTCACCCGCTGGCGGGAGAGCAGCCGGACGCCACCCTGCATGACCTGCGCGGCGTGCGGCACCTGCTTTAA